The proteins below are encoded in one region of Fulvia fulva chromosome 9, complete sequence:
- a CDS encoding N-alpha-acetyltransferase 30, translating into MGDKAAQGTQNATSNSSGTAADDLRYVCYGKEKESPYLPAIKQLISKDLSEPYSIYVYRYFLYQWGDLCFMALDSSDTLIGVIVCKLEPHRGGPLRGYIAMLATQAEHRGKGIAGKLVRLALDAMKAQDADEIALETEVDNIPSLRIYEKLGFIRTKRLHRYYLSGTSAFRLILYLKEGIPYMMTYPPEYGGEMGYGDEGREGYGGGMGLREQDLIERQAAQMRIEDAYDESHDVRGV; encoded by the exons ATGGGCGATAAGGCGGCTCAAGGGACACAAAATGCCACCAGCAACAGTTCGGGAACGGCCGCAGATGACCTTCGATATGTCTGCTATGGCAAAGAGAAAGAGTCACCGTACTTACCGGCGATCAAACAGCTGATCAGTAAAGATCTGTCTGAGCCGTATAGTATCTATGTCTACAGATATTTTCTGTATCAATGGGGCGACCTATGCTTCATG GCGCTCGATAGTTCAGACACCCTCATCGGCGTAATCGTCTGCAAACTCGAACCCCACCGCGGCGGCCCTCTCCGCGGCTACATCGCCATGCTCGCCACCCAAGCCGAGCACCGCGGAAAAGGTATAGCCGGTAAACTCGTGCGTCTTGCCTTGGATGCCATGAAAGCTCAGGACGCCGATGAAATCGCTCTCGAGACCGAAGTCGACAATATTCCCAGTTTGCGGATTTACGAGAAATTGGGATTCATCAGAACGAAGCGGTTGCATCGGTACTATCTAAGTGGGACGTCGGCGTTTCGTTTGATCCTGTACCTGAAGGAGGGAATCCCGTATATGATGACGTATCCGCCGGAGTATGGAGGCGAGATGGGCTATGGAGATGAAGGGAGAGAAGGGTATGGTGGTGGAATGGGGCTGAGAGAGCAGGATTTGATTGAGCGGCAGGCGGCACAGATGAGGATTGAGGATGCGTATGACGAGAGTCATGATGTTCGAGGTGTATGA
- a CDS encoding Phospholipid:diacylglycerol acyltransferase, translating to MSTPRRRIFGGRDDDPPASSRDSSPAPAAPKEAGGDAYRIVPKERLEKLKRQVKPRGGKRRNAWIFGLGGLFGLLAAGFFAGSNGGIDKLITMAGLEEMNLDSVLDVLPTGLIRDIRDLQSREKEAVDYDSFAVGLHARQEGIKAKYPVIMIPGVISTGLESWGTEDESRQYFRKRLWGSWSMMRALVLDKASWKRHIMLDKITGLDPPGIKLRSSQGFDAADFFITGYWIWNKILENLATIGYDPTNAFTAAYDWRLSYMNYEIRDQYFTRLKNHIEVGKHVSGEKVVLLSHSMGSQVLFYFLHWVEAEGHGNGGKTWVDDHIEAWINISGCMLGALKDLPAVLSGEMRDTVQLNAFAVYGLEKFLSRAERAEIFRAMPGISSMLPIGGNAVWGDENGAPDDKFNQTVTHGKFVSFKEVNNTRTPGNLTVNEALPYLYKNTPDWYVNAVQTSYSHGVAHSKKEVEDNQLIPAKWMNPLETRLPLAPNMKIYCFYGIGKPTERAYFYHEEKDLNNQTMVTIDTTVNTPDGQVDHGVVMGEGDGTVNLLSTGYMCNKGWKINRYNPAGIPVKTVEMPHEPDMYSPRGGPNTADHVDILGRSSLNDLILRVAGGKGHLVEERVVSDIHEYAEKVKIYDEEPEPARD from the exons ATGTCGACGCCGAGGCGACGCATATTTGGCGGTCGTGACGACGACCCCCCAGCGAGTTCACGCGACTCAAGTCCTGCGCCTGCAGCACCGAAAGAAGCTGGAGGAGACGCATACCGGATCGTGCCTAAAGAGAGACTCGAGAAGCTCAAGAGACAGGTCAAGCCACGAGGCGGCAAGAGGCGAAATGCATGGATCTTTGGTCTGGGTGGATTATTCGGCCTGCTCGCTGCAGGCTTCTTCGCCGGTAGTAATGGCGGCATCGACAAGTTGATCACGATGGCTGGTCTGGAGGAGATGAACCTGGATAGTGTCCTGGACGTCCTACCTACTGGTTTGATCCGCGATATTCGTGATCTTCAG TCCCGTGAGAAAGAAGCCGTTGATTACGATTCATTCGCTGTCGGTCTACATGCGCGACAAGAAGGCATTAAAGCCAAATATCCCGTCATCATGATACCTGGAGTTATCTCGACTGGACTGGAAAGCTGGGGCACCGAAGACGAGTCGAGACAGTACTTCAGAAAGAGGTTGTGGGGATCGTGGAGCATGATGAGGGCGTTGGTGCTTGACAAGGCAAGCTGGAAGAGACATATCATGTTGGATAAGATCACTGGTCTCGACCCGCCTGGCATAAAGCTGCGTTCGTCCCAAGGTTTCGATGCTGCCGATTTCTTCATAACAGGATACTGGATCTGGAACAAGATTCTGGAGAATCTGGCGACGATAGGGTATGATCCCACGAACGCTTTTACAGCTGCGTATGATTGGCGGCTAAGCTACATGAATTACGAGATTCGCGATCAGTATTTTACCAGGCTGAAGAACCACATCGAAGTTGGCAAGCACGTCAGTGGAGAGAAGGTTGTGCTACTATCGCATTCCATGGGATCCCAAGTGCTGTTCTACTTCCTCCACTGGGTTGAAGCAGAAGGTCATGGTAACGGTGGCAAGACCTGGGTCGACGACCACATCGAAGCCTGGATCAACATCTCCGGATGCATGCTTGGCGCTCTGAAGGACCTTCCAGCTGTGTTGAGTGGTGAGATGCGAGATACTGTCCAACTCAACGCTTTTGCTGTCTATGGTCTCGAGAAGTTCTTGTCGCGAGCAGAACGCGCGGAGATATTCAGAGCTATGCCCGGCATCTCGTCCATGCTGCCAATCGGCGGAAACGCTGTTTGGGGTGATGAGAATGGTGCCCCTGACGACAAGTTCAACCAGACGGTGACTCATGGAAAGTTCGTCAGCTTCAAGGAGGTCAATAACACTAGGACTCCTGGCAATTTGACAGTCAACGAAGCATTACCATATCTGTACAAGAACACCCCGGACTGGTACGTCAATGCTGTGCAAACCTCATACAGCCATGGCGTCGCGCACAGCAAGAAAGAGGTCGAAGACAATCAACTCATCCCTGCGAAATGGATGAACCCGCTTGAGACCCGCCTGCCACTTGCGCCGAATATGAAGATATATTGCTTTTATGGCATTGGTAAGCCAACGGAAAGAGCATACTTTTACCACGAAGAAAAGGACTTGAACAACCAGACTATGGTCACCATTG ACACCACAGTCAACACGCCTGATGGCCAAGTCGATCACGGCGTCGTAATGGGCGAAGGTGACGGCACAGTAAACCTGCTCTCGACAGGTTACATGTGCAACAAAGGCTGGAAAATCAATCGGTACAACCCCGCCGGCATACCGGTCAAGACAGTAGAAATGCCGCACGAACCGGACATGTATAGCCCTCGTGGTGGCCCTAACACAGCCGACCACGTCGACATCCTTGGACGGTCCTCACTGAACGATCTCATCCTTCGAGTCGCCGGCGGCAAAGGACATTTAGTCGAGGAGCGAGTCGTCAGCGATATTCACGAGTATGCCGAAAAAGTGAAGATCTACGATGAAGAGCCTGAGCCAGCCAGAGACTAG